DNA from Sphingomonas psychrotolerans:
CGCCCTCGGCCATCACCCGAATAACCGGCTCGGTGCCCGATGCGCGGATCACCAGCCGGCCCTTGCCGTCCAGTTCTGCCTCGGCGCCGGCGATCGCATCCTTCACCCGCGCGTCGTCGAGCGGCTTGCCGCCCTTGAAGCGGACATTCTTGAGGATCTGCGGCAGCGGATCGAAGCGGTGGAGCACTTCGCTCGCCGGCGCGCCGGCGCGGACCAATTCGGTGAGCACCTGCAGCGCGGCGACCAGCCCGTCGCCGGTGGTGGCATAATCGGAGAGGATGATGTGCCCGCTCTGCTCGCCACCGACATTATAGCCCGAGGCGCGCATCTTCTCGAGCACGTAGCGGTCGCCGACCGCAGTGCGCACCATGCCGAGGCCCTGCGCGGCGAGGTGGCGTTCGAGCCCGAGGTTCGACATCACCGTAGTGACCAGCCCGCCCCCGGCGAGCCGGCCCTGCCGCGCCCAGCCGCTGGCGATCAGCGCCATCAACTGGTCGCCGTCGATCACCCGGCCGGCCTCGTCGACCACGATCAGCCGATCGGCGTCGCCGTCGAGCGCGATGCCGATCTGCGCGCCCGAGGCGACCACCGTCTCGCAGAGCGTTTCGGGCGCGGTGGATCCGACGCCGTCGTTGATGTTCTTGCCGTTGGGCGTGACGCCGATCGCGATCACTTGGGCGCCGAGCTCCCACAGCGCCGAGGGCGCGACCTGATACGCCGCGCCATTGGCGCAATCGATCACGATCTTGAGCCCGTCGAGCGTGAGATCCCCGGGGAAAGTCGACTTGGCGGCGTGGATATAGCGTCCGCGGGCGTCCTCTACGCGGCGTGCGCGGCCGATATCGGCAGAGGCGGCGAGCGGCACCTCGCCGTCGATCAACGCCTCGATCGCCAGCTCGTCCGCGTCGGAGAGCTTGTAGCCGTCGGGGCCGAACAGCTTGATTCCGTTATCGGCATAGGGATTGTGGCTCGCCGAGATCATCACGCCCATGTCGGCGCGCATCGACTGGGTGAGCATCGCCACCGCCGGGGTGGGCATCGGCCCGACCAGCACCACGTCCATGCCCACCGAAGTGAACCCCGCGACCATCGCGTTTTCGAGCATATAGCCCGAAAGCCGCGTGTCCTTGCCGATCACCACGCGGTGGCGGTGATCGCCGCGCGCGAAATGTGCCCCCGCGGCCATGCCGACCTTCATCGCCATCGCCGCGGTCATCGCCGAGACGTTGGTCGTGCCGCGGATTCCATCGGTCCCGAAATATTTTCTTGCCATGCCCTGCCTGTTCGCGCCCTTGTGGCGTTTCGTGCCCGCAGAGATAGCGGCGAAAACTACAAAGGGCGAGCATGTCGCAACCTACTCGTATTCTCCTTGCCCTGATCGCCGGGCTGACCGTCGGAGCGCTGTTCGCCGGTTATGCGCCGCAGACCGGACTCGCCGTCGCCGAATGGGCGCAGCCGATCGGGCAGGCCTGGCTCAACGGGCTGCAGATGACGATCGTGCCCTTGGTCGTGGCGCTGCTGATCACCGGAGTGACCGCCACCGCCGAGGCGGCGCAGGCCGGCCGCCTGGCTGGCCGCGCGATCGCATTCTACGTGATCGTGCTGTTTCTGTCGGCGGCGGCGGCGGCGGTGCTGACTCCGCTGTTCCTGCAAATCTGGCCCCTGCCGCAAGAATCGGCGGCAAGCCTGCGTGCGGCGCTGGTCGGCGCGGAGAAGATCGGACCGGTGCCGCCGCTGGGAGAATTCTTCGCGGCAATCATCCCCGCCAACATCATCAAGGCGGCGGCGGAGAACGCCTTCCTCTCGCTCATCATCTTCTCGCTGGTCTTCGCCTTCGCAATCACCCGCGTCGGCGACGATCAGCGCAAGCTCCTCGTCGGCTTCTTCGCGGCGGTGCGCGACGCGATGCTGGTCGTGATCGACTGGGTATTGTGGATCGGGCCGATCGGCGTCTTCGCGCTGGCGCTGGTGGTCGGCGCCAAGGCGGGAACCGGCGCGTTCGGCGCGCTGATCCATTATATCCTCATCGTCGCGGGTGTCGGCTTCGTCATCGCGCTCTTCGCCTATCCGGTGGCGGTGTTCGGCGGCCGGGTGCGCTTTGCCCGTTATGTCCGTGCCGCGCTGCCCAGCCAGGCGGTGGCGATCAGCACCCAATCCTCACTGGCGACGCTGCCGGTGATGATCGAGGGGGCGAGCGACCTCGAGGTGCCGGTCGCCGTCTCGGGCGTCACCTTGCCGCTGGCCGTCGCGATCTTCCGTGCAACCGGTCCGGCGATGAACTTCGCGGTGGCGATCTATGTCGCCACCTGGTTCGGCGTGCCGCTCAGTCCCGCGACGTTGGCGGTCGGAACCGTCGTCGCCGCGCTCACTTCGCTCGGCTCGGTAAGCCTGCCCGGTACGGTCAGCTATGTCAGTGCGATCGCGCCGGTGGCCGCGACGATCGGTGCCCCGGTGGCGCCGCTGGGCCTTCTCGTCGCGGTCGAGACACTGCCCGACATCATGCGCACCGTCGGTAACGTCACCTGGGACCTCGCGGCGACGAGCTGGCTGTCGCGCCGCGCGGGCAAGGTGCCGCTCGACGAGGCGGACGCGATACTCAGACACGATTCGGTCTAGCTAGCGGCGGGACGCCCGGCTATTTCAGCAGCACCAGTTCCTCGGCCATGCTCGGGTGCAGCGCGACGGTGTCGTCGAACGCTTCCTTGGTGAGCCCCGCCTTCACCGCAACCGCGGCGGCCTGAAGGATCTCCGGCGCGTCCGGCCCGATCATGTGGATGCCCACCACCCGGCCGGTCATCCCGTCGCACACCATCTTGTAGAGCGCCCGCTCGTTGCGGTTGGCCAGCACGTTCTTCATCGCGCGGAAATCGGAGGCATAAACCTTGACCGAGCCGAGCTTGTTGCGCGCCTCGCCTTCGGTCATGCCCACGCTGGCGATCGGCGGATGGCTGAACACCGCACTCGGCACGCAGCTATAGTCGACCGTCCGCGGATTGTTGCCGAAGATCGTGTCGGCGAACGCCTGCCCCTCGCGGATCGCGATCGGCGTGAGCTGGATGCGATTGGTGACGTCGCCCACCGCATAGATGCTGTCGACGCTCGACTGGTTCTGCGCGTCGACCTTGACTGCGCCCTTGGCGTCGAGCTCGACCCCGACTTTCTCGAGCCCCAGCCCCGTCGAATTGGGCACCCGTCCGGTGGCGAACAGCACGACATCGACTTCCATCGGCTCCTGCCCGGTGAGGAACACCTTGAGACAGCCGTTTTCGAGCTTCTCGATCTTCTCGAACTCGGCATGGAAACGAAAGTCGATCCCCTTGGTCAGCGAGATCTGGAGCAGCCGGTCGCGCACCGAATGGTCATAGCCGCGCAGGATCACGTCGGTGCGGTTGACCACAGTCACATGGCTGCCGAACTCGTTGAAGATGCCGGCGAACTCGTTGGCGATATAACCGCCGCCGGCGATCATGATCCGCCGCGGCAAGCTGTCGAGGTGGAAAACCTCGTTCGACGTGATGCCATGCTCGTTGCCCGGGAATTCGGGGGTGTGCGGATGCGCGCCAGTGGCGATCAGGATGTACTTCGCGGTGATCTTCTTGCCCGAAGCCAGCGTAACTTCGTGCGGACCGGTGACGGTGGCGCGCTCGAGGATGATCTCGGCGCCGGCATTGTCGAGGCCCTGGGTGTAGAGGCCGTTGAGGCGATCGACATCCGCGAGGACATTGTCGCGCAACGTCGCCCAGTCGAAGCTGCAATCGGGGACGTTCCAGCCGAAGCGGCGCGCGTCCTTGAGATCCTCGGCGAAATGCGCGCCGTAAACGAGCAGCTTCTTGGGGACGCAGCCGCGGATCACGCAGGTTCCTCCGACGCGATATTCCTCGGCGACCGCCACCTTGGCACCATAGGCGGCCGACACCCGCGAGGCGCGCACCCCGCCCGACCCCGCGCCGATGACGAAGAGGTCGTAGTCATAGTCGGCCATTATATTTGCTCCCGCTTCGTCGCGCCCCAGCCGCAGATAGGCGCGAAGGTCCACGATGCCAACGGAGCCGAAGCGCATGTCGCCGGTTCGGCTGGGTGAGGAGAGAGACGATGCACATCATTCTGGGCGGCACCGGCCATGTCGGGTCGGCGGTGGCGGAGACGCTGTTGGCAAAGGGCGAACCGGTGACGGTGGTCGGCCACGACCCCGCCAAGGCGGCCACCTGGGAAGCCAAAGGCGCGACCTTCGCGGCGGTCGACCTGTATGACGTCAAAGCGCTGCACGCGGTGCTGCGTACCGGGCGGCGCGCCTTCCTGCTCAATCCGCCGGCGGCGATCACTGGCGACACCGATGCCGAGGAGCGCCGGACGATAGCGGCGATCCTCGCCGCGGTGGCGGGTTCGGGGCTGGAGAAATTGGTCGGCGAATCGACCTACGGCGCCCGGCCGGGGGAGCGCTGTGGCGATCTCAACACCTTGTGGGAGCTCGAACAGGGGCTGGCGGCGCAGCCAGTCCCTTATGCGATCAACCGCGGCGCCTATTATTTCAGCAACTGGGCGATGAACCTGCAGGAAGTGCGCGAGGATGGCGTGCTGCGGACGATGTTCGATGCCGATTTCGAACTGCCGATGGTGGCGCCCGAAGATCTGGGGCGCCACGCGGCGGCGCTGATGACCGACGATCGCACCGGGATATTCCGCGTCGAGGGGCCGCGCCGCTACACGCCACAGGACGTGGCGGATGCGTTCGCCGCGGTGCTGGCGCGACCGGTCCGGGTCGAGACGACGCCGCCCGACCAATGGGTGGCGGCATTCAAGGCGACGGGCTTTTCGGACGCGGCGGCGGAGAGCTATGCCCGGATGACCGCGGCGACGGTGGCCGCGGAGTGGCCCGAGGACGTGATCCGCGGCCAGACCCGGCTGGAGGACTATATCGCTGCGTTGGTCGGATCGTCCGCCTAGCGCTTGCGCACGAACTCCGCGCGCAACACCAGCCCCTTGATGCCTTCATATTTGCAGTCGATCTCCTGCGCGTCGCCGGTCAGCCGGATCGACTTGATCAGCGTGCCGCGCTTGAGCGTCTGGCCGGCACCCTTGACGGTCAGGTCCTTGATCAGCGTGACCTGATCGCCGTCCTGCAGGACATTGCCGACCGAATCGCGGACCTCGAGGGTGTCGGTCGCGCCGCCCGCAGCCGCGGCATCGGCGGCGGGAATCCACTCTCCGCTCGTCTCGTCATAGACATAGTCTTCGTCGCCGCCGACCATCAGCCGAATGCCCGCTGGATCAAGTCGCTGGTCGAGGCGTCGAAATCGCCGCCCTGCTCGGCGGCCCTCGCCATTTCCTTGCCGAGCTCGACTCCGAACTGATCGAACGGATTGAGCCCGAGCAGCACCGCGTTGACGAAGGTCCGCTGCTCGTAGAACGCCAGCAACGCGCCGAGCGTGCGCGGATCGAGATCGCTCAGCAGCAAGGTCGAGGACGGCCGGTCGCCCGGATAGGCGCGAGCGAGGTCCTGATGCTCCTTGCCCGCCATCAGCGCCGCGCCTTGCGCGAACATGTTGAGCAGCAGCTGGCGGTGGTGCAAGTCGCCCTGCGCGTGGCCCGGCTCGATCACTCCGACGAATTCGACGGGCACCAGCCGGGTGCCCTGATGGAGCAACTGAAACACCGCATGCTGCGCATCGGTGCCGACGCCGCCCCAGGTGATCGGCGCGGTGGGCCACGAAACCGGCTGGCCGTCCGCCGTCACGCGCTTGCCGTTCGATTCCATCTCGAGTTGCTGGAGGTAGCTCGGCAGGAGGCGGAGCCGTTCGTCATAAGCGAAGGTCGCGCGGGTCTCGCAGCCGCGGGCCTGGGCATAATAGAGATCCGCGAAGGCGGCGAGCACCGGCGCGTTCCTGTCGAGCGGGGTCAGCCGGAAATGGCGGTCCATCTCGGCCGCGCCTTCGAGCATTTCCTCGAACGCCTCCCAGCCGAGCGCCAGCGCCGCGGGGAAACCGATCGACGACCAGAGCGAATAGCGCCCGCCGACGCTCTCGGCGAAGGGCAGCACGCGAGTCTCGTCGACACCCCATTCGACTGCCTTGTCGGGCGCCGCGGTCAGCGCGACGACGCGGCCATAGGGATCCTCGACCCCGTTGCCCGAAAGCCAGGCGAGCGCGCTCTCGGCATTGAGCAGAGTCTCGGTGGTGGTGAAGGTCTTGGAGGCGATCGCGATCAGCGTTGCCTGCGGATCGAAGCGATCGAGCGCTTCCTCGAGCGCGGCACCGTCGACATTGGAGACCACCGCCACGTCGTAGCGATCGGCATCGCGGCCGAGCGCGTCGACCAGCAGCTCCGGGCCGAGCGCCGATCCGCCGATGCCGATATGGAGGATGTGGCGCACTGGACCCAGCGCCTCCGCCTCGATCGCGTCGATCAGCGCGCGCATCCGCGCATGGAAGCCGCGTGCCCGCGCCACGCTCTCGGGCGAACCCTCGCCACGCTCGGCGGTGTGCTCGGCCGCGCGGCCTTCGGTGACGTTGATTGCCTCGCCGGCGAACAGTGCGTCGCGCCTCGCGCTGAGCCCCATGTCGGCGGCCAGCCTGGCGAAGGCCTGCACCGCGTCGCTCGTCAGATGCGTCTTCGACCAGTCGAAATGGATCCCCGCCACGTCGAGCGAAAGCGTCGCCAGCCGCGCCGGATCCTGGTCGAACAATTGCTTGAGCGAAGCGGGCTTGAGGGCTTGGATCGTCGACCAGTCAGGCAATGCCATGTTCATCTCCTTGAACGCAGGCTGCCCCTATCCTCCCCTCACGGCGCCTGCCAGCGCTATTCAGCCGCTTGACCTACCCGCCCAGCCCAAGCAGAGCACAGTCCATGGAAAACGCGCCCTCCGCCGAGCCCGAAACGCCCGCCGCCGATGCGCCCAAGCCCTATTCGGTGGGCACGGCCGCGGAAAAGCCCAAATCCGAATGGCGCGATCTCGCGTCGTTCCTCGTCAAGCTGGCGCTGATCGTCTTCGTGGTGCGCAGCTTCATCTTCTCGCCTTTCTCGATCCCCAGCGAATCGATGCTGCCGCGGCTGCTGATCGGCGACTATCTGTTCATCACCAAGTGGAATTACGGCTATTCGAAGCATTCGCTGCCCTGGAGCCTGCCGCTGATTCCGGGCCGCGTCTTCCCCGGCACGCCCGAGCGCGGCGACGTGGTGGTGTTCAAGGCGCCGCCGGGCAACGACACCGACTGGATCAAGCGCGTCATCGGTCTGCCGGGCGACAGCGTGCAGATGGTCGGCGGGCAGCTTATCCTCAACGGCAAGGCGGTGCCCAAGAATCGCATCGCCCAGTTCGTGCTGCCGATCTCGCCCAATTTCGAACGCTGCCAGCCGCAGTTCCAGAATGTCGACGCCGCGGGCAATCCGGTGTGCAGCATCCCGCGCTTCCGCGAGACCCTGCCAAACGGCAAAACCTATGAAGTGCTCGATCAGGGCACCTACCCCAAGGACAACACCGGCGTTTATACCGTCCCCGCCGGCCACGCCTTCCTTATGGGCGACAATCGCGACAATTCCACGGACAGCCGCTTCAGCCACGCCGATGGGGGCATCGAGTTCGTGCCGCTGGAAAATATCGAGGGCAAGGCGGTTGTCAGCTTCTGGTCGACCGACGGCAGCGCCAACTGGTTCCTGCCGTGGACCTGGTTCACCGCGGCGCGCTGGGATCGGCTTGGAGAAGGCTTCTGACCGCCCCGGCTTTGGGGGGATGGATCGCTGAGACTTTCGGCCGCAAGCCCGCGGAGCTCGCCGCCTATCAGCGCGCGCTGACCCATGGCAGTCAGGCCGCGGCCAATTATGAGCGGATGGAGTTTCTCGGTGACCGCGTGCTCGGCCTCGTCATCGCCGAATGGCTGTTCGAGAGTTTCGCCGAGGAGCCCGAAGGCGCGCTGTCGCGCCGCCTCAACGCACTGGTGACCGGGCCGGTCTGCGCCGACGTCGCGCGTGAAGTCGGTGTGGTGCCCTATCTGCGGCTCGGCAAGCAGGCGCGCGAAGACGGCGCGGCGGACAGCGACAATGTGCTGGGCGACGTGATCGAGGCGCTGATCGGCGCTTTCTATCTCGAATTCGGGCTGGAAGCGGCGCGCGGCTTCATTCGTAAAGCTTGGGCGTCGCGAATCGACACGCAGGGGCAGGCCCCCAAGCATCCCAAATCAGCGCTGCAGGAATGGGCCGCCGCGCACAATCGCCGTCCGCCCGAATATGAGGTCATCGACCGTTCGGGACCCAACCACTCGCCGCGTTTTACGGTGAAGGTGGCGATCGGCAAGCTCGCCGAGGCAACAGGCGAAGGTACGTCGAAGCAGGAAGCGGAGACCGCGGCGGCTGCAGCATTGCTGGGTAAGCTGGAGAAGTAATCTCTCCCCTTCCGCTTGCGGGAGGGAGCGGGGGAGAGCATGAGCCCTGCCGACGGCCGAATGGCCCCTCCCCTAACCCCTCCCGCAAGCGGAAGGGGAACAAGGATTTTTCGAATGGAAACCACCAATCCACATTGCGGCGTCGTCGCAATCGTCGGCGCGCCCAACGCCGGCAAGTCCACCTTGGTCAATGCGCTCGTCGGTCAGAAGGTCGCGATCGTCAGCCCCAAGGCGCAGACCACGCGCGCCCGGCTGATGGGCATTGCCATCCACGGCGATGCCCAGCTCGTCCTCGTCGATACGCCGGGTATCTTCACGCCCGAACGCCGGCTCGACCGCGCGATGGTCGCAGCCGCGTGGGAAGGCACTGATGGCGCCGACCTGATCGCGCTGGTGGTCGACGGCAAGGGCGGGACCGGGTCCAAGGTCCGGCAAGTCGTCGAGAGCCTCGCAGGGCGCCCCGAGCGCAAGATCCTGATCCTCAACAAGGTCGATATCGCAGACAAGCCGCGGCTGCTCGGGCATGTCGCCAAGCTCAACGAGATGCTGCCGTTCGACGAGACTTACTTCGTCAGTGCGCAGACCGGCGATGGCGTCCCCGAACTCAAGGCCGCGCTCGCCGCGGCGATGCCCGAGAGCGCGTGGCACTTTCCCGAGGACCAGGTTTCCGATGCCACCGAGCGGATGATCGCCGCCGAGGTGACGCGCGAGCAGCTCTACCTCCAGCTGCACGCCGAGCTGCCTTATGCCAGCGCGGTCGAGACCGAGAAATATTCGGAGCGGCCCGACGGCTCTGTCGAGATCCACCAGCAGATCCTCGTCGCGCGCGACACCCAGCGCGCGATCGTGCTCGGCAAGGGCGGCACCCGGATCAAGGAGATCGGCGCTCGCGCCCGCGCCGAGCTGTCGCGGATCATGGGGGTACCGGTGCACCTCTACCTCCACGTCAAGGTCAACCCGAAATGGGAGGAAGATCGCGCGCTCTATCGCGACATTGGGCTCGACTGGGTCGATTAGGCGCCGACGAGCACTTCCTCGACCCAGGCGGGCACCAGCACGCCCGCGGGTCCCATCCGACTCTCGCCGAACCACAGGCTGCCTTCCGACGGGTCAAGATTGAGTTCGAGCGTCGCAGCGCCGTGATAGCGCGCGGTCTGGACGAAGCCAGCCGCCGGATAAACGGCGCCCGAAGTGCCGATCGAGACGAACAGATGGGCTTGGGCGAGCGCGTGCTCGATACGCTCCATCTGGTACGGCATCTCCCCGAAGAAGACGATGTCGGGGCGCAGCGCCGGGGTGCCGCAATTGGAGCATTCGGTCTCGGGCGGCAGCGCGTCTTCCCAGCCAATGCGGATACCGCATGCAGCGCACAAGGCCGATTTGAGTTCGCCGTGCATATGGAGCAGCCGCGCCGATCCGGCGCGCTCGTGCAAATCGTCGACATTCTGAGTGACGAGCAGCAGCTCGCCTGGCCATTTCGCATCGAGCGCGGCGAGCGCGCGGTGCGCGGCATTGGGCTCGACGCTCGCCAGCTTCGCGCGCCGTTCGTCGTAGAAGCGGTGCACCAGTTCGGAATCGCGCGCGAGCGCCTGCGGGGTGCAGACATCCTCGACCCGGTGCCCTTCCCAAAGCCCGCCGGGTCCGCGGAAGGTCGCGACGCCGCTCTCAGCGGAAATGCCCGCCCCGGTGAGGATCACGATGTTGCGGCGATCGGGCATTGCCGATCTCTACCGCCTGCCATGCGGTTGCCGCAAATCCGTTGTTGATTGCACCACCGCTTTGGAGCGCCTGCCGATGCTGCTCGCCTTTCTGCTCGTCCAGGCCGTGTCGCAGGATCGCAACCTCGTTCCGGGCGGGGACGAAGACGGGACGCGAACGACCGCCGCCGCGCCGCGCTGCGATTCCGCAGCCGAGGACATCGTAGTATGCGGCACTGCCGACCCGGGCCAGTTCCGCCTGAAGAAGATCGAACCGCGTTATGTCGAGCCGCCGGTGCGCGCAGCGAAGCAGGTGGGCCCGGGCGAGCTCTCGGCCGAGCTCGAGCGACGCGAGTTCCCAGGCGCCTCGTCGCGCCGGGCGATGCTGCGCTTCCGGATCCCGCTGGGCGCCGGGAAGCCGAAATAGCCCCTGTCGCGCCGCCCCATGATTGTGCCAAAGCAGCGCCATGACGAGCATCGGTATTTTCGGAAGCATGGGGCGGATGGGACAGGCGATCGCCGCCGTGGCACCCGGCCTCGGCGCGCGGGTCGCAGGGGGGCGGATGTCGGCGACAGCCCGGCCGATCTCGCGCGCAAGGCCGATGTGCTGGTCGATTTTTCCGCGCCCGCCGCGCTTGAGGCGCATCTCGGCGCCGCGCGTGCGGCCTGGACGCCCATCGTGATCGGCACCACCGGAATCGGCGCACACCATCACGCGCTGATCGATGCCGCCGCCGCGGAAATCCCCGTGCTCCAGACCGGCAACACCTCGCTCGGTATAGGGCTGCTGGCGCGGCTGGTACGCGAGGCGGCGGCGCGATTAGGCCCCGACTGGGACATCGAGATCGTCGAGATGCACCATCGCAACAAGGCCGATGCGCCCTCGGGCACCGCGCTGATGCTCGGCAACGCCGCCGCGCACGGCATCGGCACGACCCTTGCCGATGCGGGCGTCAGCGACCGCGCCGGCCTGACAGGACCCCGCGCGGAGGGCACGATCGGCATGGCGTCGCTGCGCGGCGGATCGGTGGTCGGCGATCACAGCGTGATCTTCGCCACCGCCGGCGAGCGCATCGAGCTCATCCACCGCGCCGACGATCGCACGATCTTCGCGCGCGGCGCGGTGCAGGCGGCACTCTGGCTCAAGGGGCAGCAGCCCGGCCGATACACGATGGACGAGGTGCTCGGCATTTGAACAAGGCGGAGACTGTCGAGTTCTTCGCGCGGCTCGCGGGCGACAATCCGCACCCGGAGACCGAGCTCGAATATAGCAACGCCTATACCTTGCTAGTCGCGGTGGTGCTCTCCGCGCAGATGACCGACGCCGGCGTCAACAAGGCGACGCGCACGCTCTTTGCCGAAGCCGATACCCCGAGAAGATGCTCGCGCTCGGCGAGGAGACGCTCAAGCAACGGCTGCGGACGATCAACTTCTACAACACCAAGGCAAAGAACGTCCTCGGTCTCAGCCGCGCGCTGATCGAGCGACATGGTGGCGAAGTCCCCGCCGACCGCGATTTGCTCGAGGCGCTGCCCGGCGTCGGGCGCAAGACCGCCAATGTCGTGCTCAATTCGGCGTTCGGACGCGAGACCTTCGCCGTCGACACCCACATCTTCCGCGTCGGCAACCGCACCGGGCTGGCACGCGGCAAGAACCCGCTCGAGGTGGAACGCAAGCTCGACAAGCGCGTGCCCCAACCCTTCCGGTTGCATGCCCATCACTGGCTGATCCTGCACGGCCGTTACACCTGCAAGGCGCGGACGCCCGAATGCTGGCGCTGCGTGGTCATGGATCTGTGCGCGTACAAGCCCAAGGCCCTCACCCCGCCCGCACGCAAGTCCGTAACGCGCTGACGCGGAAACGGCTGGCGCGGCCGGTTTTGCTTTGCTAGGCGCGGCTTTCAGGCACCCGTAGCTCAGCTGGATAGAGCGCTGCCCTCCGAAGGCAGAGGCCACAGGTTCGAATCCTGTCGGGTGCGCCATGTTTTCAACTACTTAGTGACAAATCACGCGCCGGTTATGTTCCGGCGTGCGAGTTATGTGCGACCAACGCTCGACCGCGGCGCGCCGTCCCCTCGCTCAGGTTCGGAGCGTGAGCATCCGAATCATGTCTGCGATCTGGGGCATGGCGCTGCCGGATAGCGAGATGCTGGTGCTGTTGGCGCTAGCCGACGCGGCGAATGACGAGGGGGTTTGCCCGAACCGCTCGATCGAGTGCAGCAGATGGTCCGCTGGCACATGCCGCTCTAGGCTGAAGCTGAAGAAAAGTGCCCCCTGCGCCAGCGTCCGCTCGCCCATCATCGCCCCTCTCCGCTCTCTCCCGGAGAGTGAATCAGACCATCCGCGCTACTTCTAGACCGACTTCTTCAACCCAATCGGCGCATACCAGATACGAACCGCGCGACTCGGCTTGGGCCGAAGTCTCGCGGCTCATGTCTGCAGTGTTGATCAGAGCTTGCCCCCTGCGAGCAGCTCACGGGTGCGCTTCAGGGTAGATACCAGCGCGGCTTTGTACCCCTTGTCGCTGTCGAACTGCGCTTGTTCGGCCCGTACTTCCGGGCCGTTCGGCTCCTTGTCGCGCAGGCCGAGATAGCAATAGAAGCGCAACTGAAGCGCCCCGGCCTCGTCTTCGTAGAGCTCGTTGATGATCGCGCCTTCGCGCGGACCGGTGGCCTGGAAAAAGGTCACTTTGCTCTCGGGCTCGAGGGTGATGATTTCCCGCAGATCGGCGCCCCCGATCACCGCCTCGCGGACGAAATGCGTGGCGCTTTCTTCGACGACCTCGCAGCGCGTGCAAAGGCCGGGCGGCAGGAACAGACGGGCGTCCCGAGCCTTGAGCTCCAGGCCGGCCCATGCCTGCGCACGGGTCAGCGGTATCTCGCCTTGGGGATTCACAGGAACGGTGGCGGTCGAATAGA
Protein-coding regions in this window:
- the lepB gene encoding signal peptidase I encodes the protein MENAPSAEPETPAADAPKPYSVGTAAEKPKSEWRDLASFLVKLALIVFVVRSFIFSPFSIPSESMLPRLLIGDYLFITKWNYGYSKHSLPWSLPLIPGRVFPGTPERGDVVVFKAPPGNDTDWIKRVIGLPGDSVQMVGGQLILNGKAVPKNRIAQFVLPISPNFERCQPQFQNVDAAGNPVCSIPRFRETLPNGKTYEVLDQGTYPKDNTGVYTVPAGHAFLMGDNRDNSTDSRFSHADGGIEFVPLENIEGKAVVSFWSTDGSANWFLPWTWFTAARWDRLGEGF
- the pgi gene encoding glucose-6-phosphate isomerase, with product MALPDWSTIQALKPASLKQLFDQDPARLATLSLDVAGIHFDWSKTHLTSDAVQAFARLAADMGLSARRDALFAGEAINVTEGRAAEHTAERGEGSPESVARARGFHARMRALIDAIEAEALGPVRHILHIGIGGSALGPELLVDALGRDADRYDVAVVSNVDGAALEEALDRFDPQATLIAIASKTFTTTETLLNAESALAWLSGNGVEDPYGRVVALTAAPDKAVEWGVDETRVLPFAESVGGRYSLWSSIGFPAALALGWEAFEEMLEGAAEMDRHFRLTPLDRNAPVLAAFADLYYAQARGCETRATFAYDERLRLLPSYLQQLEMESNGKRVTADGQPVSWPTAPITWGGVGTDAQHAVFQLLHQGTRLVPVEFVGVIEPGHAQGDLHHRQLLLNMFAQGAALMAGKEHQDLARAYPGDRPSSTLLLSDLDPRTLGALLAFYEQRTFVNAVLLGLNPFDQFGVELGKEMARAAEQGGDFDASTSDLIQRAFG
- a CDS encoding alkylphosphonate utilization protein, producing the protein MVGGDEDYVYDETSGEWIPAADAAAAGGATDTLEVRDSVGNVLQDGDQVTLIKDLTVKGAGQTLKRGTLIKSIRLTGDAQEIDCKYEGIKGLVLRAEFVRKR
- a CDS encoding NmrA family NAD(P)-binding protein produces the protein MHIILGGTGHVGSAVAETLLAKGEPVTVVGHDPAKAATWEAKGATFAAVDLYDVKALHAVLRTGRRAFLLNPPAAITGDTDAEERRTIAAILAAVAGSGLEKLVGESTYGARPGERCGDLNTLWELEQGLAAQPVPYAINRGAYYFSNWAMNLQEVREDGVLRTMFDADFELPMVAPEDLGRHAAALMTDDRTGIFRVEGPRRYTPQDVADAFAAVLARPVRVETTPPDQWVAAFKATGFSDAAAESYARMTAATVAAEWPEDVIRGQTRLEDYIAALVGSSA
- a CDS encoding dicarboxylate/amino acid:cation symporter, whose amino-acid sequence is MSQPTRILLALIAGLTVGALFAGYAPQTGLAVAEWAQPIGQAWLNGLQMTIVPLVVALLITGVTATAEAAQAGRLAGRAIAFYVIVLFLSAAAAAVLTPLFLQIWPLPQESAASLRAALVGAEKIGPVPPLGEFFAAIIPANIIKAAAENAFLSLIIFSLVFAFAITRVGDDQRKLLVGFFAAVRDAMLVVIDWVLWIGPIGVFALALVVGAKAGTGAFGALIHYILIVAGVGFVIALFAYPVAVFGGRVRFARYVRAALPSQAVAISTQSSLATLPVMIEGASDLEVPVAVSGVTLPLAVAIFRATGPAMNFAVAIYVATWFGVPLSPATLAVGTVVAALTSLGSVSLPGTVSYVSAIAPVAATIGAPVAPLGLLVAVETLPDIMRTVGNVTWDLAATSWLSRRAGKVPLDEADAILRHDSV
- the gorA gene encoding glutathione-disulfide reductase, coding for MADYDYDLFVIGAGSGGVRASRVSAAYGAKVAVAEEYRVGGTCVIRGCVPKKLLVYGAHFAEDLKDARRFGWNVPDCSFDWATLRDNVLADVDRLNGLYTQGLDNAGAEIILERATVTGPHEVTLASGKKITAKYILIATGAHPHTPEFPGNEHGITSNEVFHLDSLPRRIMIAGGGYIANEFAGIFNEFGSHVTVVNRTDVILRGYDHSVRDRLLQISLTKGIDFRFHAEFEKIEKLENGCLKVFLTGQEPMEVDVVLFATGRVPNSTGLGLEKVGVELDAKGAVKVDAQNQSSVDSIYAVGDVTNRIQLTPIAIREGQAFADTIFGNNPRTVDYSCVPSAVFSHPPIASVGMTEGEARNKLGSVKVYASDFRAMKNVLANRNERALYKMVCDGMTGRVVGIHMIGPDAPEILQAAAVAVKAGLTKEAFDDTVALHPSMAEELVLLK
- the glmM gene encoding phosphoglucosamine mutase, yielding MARKYFGTDGIRGTTNVSAMTAAMAMKVGMAAGAHFARGDHRHRVVIGKDTRLSGYMLENAMVAGFTSVGMDVVLVGPMPTPAVAMLTQSMRADMGVMISASHNPYADNGIKLFGPDGYKLSDADELAIEALIDGEVPLAASADIGRARRVEDARGRYIHAAKSTFPGDLTLDGLKIVIDCANGAAYQVAPSALWELGAQVIAIGVTPNGKNINDGVGSTAPETLCETVVASGAQIGIALDGDADRLIVVDEAGRVIDGDQLMALIASGWARQGRLAGGGLVTTVMSNLGLERHLAAQGLGMVRTAVGDRYVLEKMRASGYNVGGEQSGHIILSDYATTGDGLVAALQVLTELVRAGAPASEVLHRFDPLPQILKNVRFKGGKPLDDARVKDAIAGAEAELDGKGRLVIRASGTEPVIRVMAEGDDRGQVEAVVDRVCDAVREAAA